The Candidatus Methylomirabilis sp. region GACTCACCGACAGGGAGACCTTCCAGTTTCATTCCTAAGGTCAACCCCATGCCGACGAGGATCTCCTTGATCTCATTCAGAGACTTCCGGCCGAAATTCTTTGTCTTCAACATCTCGGCCTCACTCTTGACGACCAACTCATGGATGTATCGAATATCAGAGTGTTTCAAACAATTAGCCGACCGCACCGAAAGCTCCAACTCGTCGACGCTGCGATTCAGATTATCCAATAGCTGCTTCTTCGCCTCATCGATGACAATCCCCTCCCCCTCCGGCTCTTCCTCAAAATTTGTAAATATGCTCAGGTGATCTTTGAGGATCTTTGCAGCATACGCGATGGCATCCCGCGGCAGAACGCTCCCGTCAGTCCAGACCTCCATGGTGAGTTTGTTGTAATCGGTGATCTGGCCGACACGAGTGTCTTCAACCAGGAAGTTCACCTTCCGGATCGGGGAGAAGATAGAGTCTATGGCAATAACATCGACAGGTTGTCCCTCTCGTTTGTTGCGCTCTGCGGGAACATACCCACGCCCATGGCGAACCTCCAACTCCAACTCGAGCTTGCCATCCTGCTCCAGGGTTGCAATGTGCAGATCGGGGTTCAGGATCTCGACATCAGGATCCGAAGTGATATGCGCGGCTCGAACCTCCCCCTCCGATAACGCCTTGAGGTACAGGGTCTTGGGGTGGTCAACGTGCAGTCTGAGCCGCAGCCCCTTCAGGTTGAGGATGATATCGGTGACATCTTCTTTGACTCCAGGGATACTTGAGAATTCATGCAGAGCCCCGGTGATTCGAATTGTGGTCACCGCAGCCCCCTCAATCGCGGAGAGGAGGATGCGTCGAAGCGCATTGCCGATGGTCAAGCCAAACCCACGTTCAAAGGGCTCCGTAAAGAACTTGCCGTATGTGCTGGTCAGAGATTCCAGCTCGCACTCCAGTCGCTTTGGCTTCTGGAGGCCCTTAAACTTCTGAATCATCAAAACCTCCCACGCCCACCATTATTTGGAGTACAACGCAACAATCAGCTGTTCCTCCACGGGGATAGCGATCTCCTCCCGGGATGGGATCGATCGGACAATCCCTTTCATGTTGGTCGCATCAAGCTCTAGCCAGCTCGGCAGCGTTCGCCGCTTTGCCCCTTCAAGAGCCGCCTTAATTGCCGTCAGTTCACGGCTCTTGGGCCGTACTTCGATGGTCTCACCTGGACGAACCCGATAGGACGCAATATCTGTCTTTCGCCCATTCACGAGGATATGACCGTGGGTAATCAAGATCCTCGCCTGTGCGCGGGATGCGGCAAATCCGAGGCGATGGACAATGCTGTCCAGCCGTTGCTCCAAAATCTTGACAAGATTCTCGCCTGTGACTCCCTGCTGTCGCTCGGCCAGATGAAAGTATTTCCGAAACTGAGTTTCCAGCACCCCATAGATTCGGCGCATCTTCTGCTTTTCACGAAGCTGCTTACAGTAGTCGGAAACCTTCGTCCGTCGCTGGCCATGTACGCCGGGAACGTAGTTGCGCTTCTCAATCGCACACTTGACAGAAAAGCATCGATCCCCTTTCAGAAACAGCTTCAGCCCCTCTCGTCTGCAAAGCTTGCACACGGAATCCCGATACCTAGCCACGAACCCCTCCTCCCCAGAGGGTAGTGTCACCCCTCGTCCCGTTAATACCGGCGCGAATAACGCTTCTGGCACTCCTTTCAGGGGTGACTGGGCAATACATCGGCCAGAACGACTGTGTCATACGCGTCTCCGCTTGGACGGTCGACAGCCGTTATGGGGAATCGGCGTCACGTCCTTAATCGCCACGATCTCCATGCCTGCCGCCTGTAAGGCCCGAATGGCAGCTTCTCGACCGGCACCCGGCCCTTTAACAAGCACCTTCACTTCTTTCATGCCATGGCTCATCGCCTTCTGGGCGGCACTATCCGCCGCCCTCTGGGCAGCGAATGGGGTGCTCTTCCGCGAACCTTTGAACCCTACAGAACCGGCGCTAGCCCATGATACGACGTTGCCTGCGAGATCTGTGATGGTCACAATGGTGTTGTTGAACGTCGCCTGGACGCAGGCGATCCCGTGAGCAATATTCTTGGTCTCTTTCCTGCCCCCTGCACGCCCCACCGGACGCTTCGGTTTTACTTCTTCCGCCATTCTTCCTCCAACAAGTGAGTGGTCATGGTTCATAGCTGATAGTTCATAGTTTTCAGTTTATCGCTTAGAGTCCAAATCGTGGCCTGTACTTGAGAACTCTCTATGAACTCTGAACCCTGAACTATGAACCGGTCCGGCTACACTTTCTTACCCTTCGCGCCGACCGTCCGTCGAGGCCCCTTGCGCGTCCTGGCATTGGTACTGGTTCGCTGACCACGAACGGGAAGACCCCTGCGATGCCTTAGGCCTCGATAGGCGCCTATGTCCATGAGCCGCTTGATGTTCATGGAGATCTCACGCCTCAGATCGCCTTCAACCTTGTAGTTGCCTTCAAGGGTTCGCCGCAGCTTCGTGATCTCCTCTTCAGTGAGGTCCTTGACACGGACATCCGGGGATACTCCGGAGCCCTGCAAGATTTTCTGCGAAGCCGGACGGCCGATGCCGTAGATATACGTCAGCGCAACCTCAACACGTTTTTCCCTCGGAAGATCCACACCGGCGATACGTGCCATACAACTCCCTTTCTTAGTTCAGAGTGCATAGTTCATTGTTCATAGAACGGTGCTCAAACCCATGAATGACACCATCCCCAGCTTAAACTCT contains the following coding sequences:
- a CDS encoding DNA-directed RNA polymerase subunit alpha; this encodes MIQKFKGLQKPKRLECELESLTSTYGKFFTEPFERGFGLTIGNALRRILLSAIEGAAVTTIRITGALHEFSSIPGVKEDVTDIILNLKGLRLRLHVDHPKTLYLKALSEGEVRAAHITSDPDVEILNPDLHIATLEQDGKLELELEVRHGRGYVPAERNKREGQPVDVIAIDSIFSPIRKVNFLVEDTRVGQITDYNKLTMEVWTDGSVLPRDAIAYAAKILKDHLSIFTNFEEEPEGEGIVIDEAKKQLLDNLNRSVDELELSVRSANCLKHSDIRYIHELVVKSEAEMLKTKNFGRKSLNEIKEILVGMGLTLGMKLEGLPVGESVGKRGDKTSKA
- the rpsD gene encoding 30S ribosomal protein S4, with product MARYRDSVCKLCRREGLKLFLKGDRCFSVKCAIEKRNYVPGVHGQRRTKVSDYCKQLREKQKMRRIYGVLETQFRKYFHLAERQQGVTGENLVKILEQRLDSIVHRLGFAASRAQARILITHGHILVNGRKTDIASYRVRPGETIEVRPKSRELTAIKAALEGAKRRTLPSWLELDATNMKGIVRSIPSREEIAIPVEEQLIVALYSK
- the rpsK gene encoding 30S ribosomal protein S11 — protein: MAEEVKPKRPVGRAGGRKETKNIAHGIACVQATFNNTIVTITDLAGNVVSWASAGSVGFKGSRKSTPFAAQRAADSAAQKAMSHGMKEVKVLVKGPGAGREAAIRALQAAGMEIVAIKDVTPIPHNGCRPSKRRRV
- the rpsM gene encoding 30S ribosomal protein S13 gives rise to the protein MARIAGVDLPREKRVEVALTYIYGIGRPASQKILQGSGVSPDVRVKDLTEEEITKLRRTLEGNYKVEGDLRREISMNIKRLMDIGAYRGLRHRRGLPVRGQRTSTNARTRKGPRRTVGAKGKKV